GTGGTACCATTCTGTGTTTGAAACATAAGGATATTGAATTACTCTGGCTTTGGGGTGTCATGGAAGAGAGGTCATTGAAAAATGAGCAGTAAAATGATTCTGTATCAGTTCAATATTAGGCTTATTTTCAGCGAGGAGgggattttactttttttattttaagctgaGAAATAATCAGATTTTTGGAAAAATGGCTGAACTTCTGGTAGTTTTCCTAGTTTTGCAgatacatttttcttctcaagttTGAAATCTAGCAGTTTGAAAGAAGAGTTCCTCGTCTTAAAATAGTCCTTATGAGTAAGGAAAGGCGAGCTACTGTTTGACACATTAACAGGAGATGTTGACCTTCCCACCCCCTCTCTGGTAATTGTGGTTTGAGTGTCACTTTGGAAGGTCTCCAGTATATGTGCTTCAAGTTGATTTgaagaggaataaaacccaCTTTAGGactttgttcttttgttctttgttcttttgCATTATTGAATATAAGAATCATATGGAATGCTTCAAAATCAGGTGCCAGCAAAGTGTTAGTGAGAGGAAAAGCTTCTCAGCTTGGTCTAAGAAACAGTTGAAGGGGTGGAAATTTCAGAGGAGGTCTGCTGGGTTATAAATGCTTGGTCTCTTATTTCATGAGTGGGAGAGATGTCCTGTTTGGAAGGACAGTCAGGAACACTCCTGCACAGTTGTAACTTTACTACTGAGGGAGGAAAAGATTTATGCAAAAGGCTGGAAAGGGTCTTTCTCCAAGAGCTGGGATGGTCTGTGTCCTGTGCCACCTGGGCCTGGAGCTGTCTCTGGTGCACCAGGCCCTGTAATGTCAGTTTGTATCTCTTACCTGTGGCAAGCTTGGCATGTGTGTCCAAAATAGTCTGTGTATGTTCTGCTGCTTgaggtggggtttttgttggaGACTGTTGGCTCCTCAGAAGAATTCCATAATGAGGACTGTAACAGTATGTTACATGTATTGTCATATTAAGGTAATTTAGTCTAAAGGTTTTTCCATCTAGCTATCTAGAAATGCTAAATATACTTAGTCTGTGAGCTACAAAATATTGTTAGATATGTTCCTTGCAATAATTTGGGGTCTTGGCTACTAAATAACTGTAGTAGCATAAGTAAGATTACACGGTTTCAAAATCTCAAGTACTAACATCAAAGTGAGCCCCTAGTGCTCTGGTGTTATAAATGTCCAGGTACTTCATTTTAGCCCTGAATCCTTCATGGAGTGTGAACTAAGATCTGTCATTAGAAATTACATTACCTTGTCTCTGGTGTTCTTTTCTGTTTGGTGTTGTGGCTATTTATAGATGAAGGGTTTATTTATCTGGTGactgttttttctctttaacaGAACAGTAGCTATCCATCAATGACTGATCCTTATCTGTCCAGTTATTATCCACCATCTATTGGGTTCCCCTATTCTCTCAGTGAAGCACCATGGTCTACAGGAGGAGATCCTCCTATCCCTTATCTCACCACCTATGGACAGCTCAGTAATGGGGATCATCATTTTATGCACGATGCCGTTTTTGGACAGCCTGGGGGGCTGGGAAATAATATCTATCAACACCGGTTTAACTTTTTCCCTGAAAATCCTGCCTTCTCAGCTTGGGGAACAAGCGGATCCCAAGGACAGCAGACACAAAGCTCAGCATATGGGAGCAGTTACAGCTACCCACCCAGTTCCCTGGGGGGTACCATTGTGGATGGACAAACAGGATTTCATAATGATACATTAAATAAAGCTCCTGGAATGAACAGTATTGAACAGGGAATGGTAGGACTTAAGATTGGTGGAGATGTTACAACTTCTGCGGTGAAAACAGTAGGTTCTGTTGTTAACAGTGCTGGGATGACAGGCGCCCTCTCTGGGAATGGCGGATCTAATGTAAACTTGCCAGTATCTAAACCAACCTCTTGGGCTGCTATTGCCAGCAAGCCTGCAAAACCACAgcctaaaatgaaaacaaaatctggaCCTGTAATTGGAGGAGCGTTGCCTCCTCCCCCTATAAAGCATAATATGGACATAGGTACCTGGGACAATAAGGGTCCTGTGGCAAAAGTTCCTGCCCCCCAACAGATACCTTCTCCTCAGTCTGTTCCACAGCCACAGCAACCAATTGTTCAACctgttccagctcagcctcCTCCATTGACTCAGCCACAGTATCAGAGCCCTCAGCAGCCACCCCAAAACCGCTGGGTAGCTCCCCGCaacagaaatgcagcttttgGCCAAAGTGGAGGAACTGGGAACGACACCAACTCAGCTGGCAGTACCCAGCCCAACCCCGTTCTGAGCGGCGAGTCCCATCCTGTCCTTGAAAAACTGAAAGCTGCTCACAGCTATAACCCTAAAGATTTCGAATGGAACCTTAAAAATGGACGTGTGTTCATAATCAAGAGCTATTCTGAGGATGATATTCATCGTTCCATTAAATATTCTATTTGGTGTAGTACAGAACACGGCAACAAACGCCTGGACAGCGCTTTTCGCTCCATGAACAGCAAGGGCCCGGTGTACTTGCTGTTCAGTGTCAATGGCAGTGGACACTTCTGTGGAGTAGCAGAGATGAAATCACCTGTGGACTATGGCACCAGTGCAGGTGTCTGGTCTCAGGACAAGTGGAAGGGGAAATTTGATGTCAAGTGGATCTTTGTGAAGGATGTGCCCAACAACCAACTGAGACACATCAGGCTGGAGAACAATGACAACAAACCCGTTACAAACTCCCGTGATACACAGGAGGTGCCcttagaaaaagcaaaacaagtgcTTAAAATTATTGCTACTTACAAGCACACGACCTCCATCTTTGATGACTTTTCTCATTATGAAAAGCgccaggaagaggaggaggtggtgcGGAAGGTAAACttattaaaaaatttattttatacacagataatggggaaaatgaaatgtgaagGCTGCTATGGTGGAAAAATGTAAGTAggaattcaaaatgtttttaatacaTCTCAGCTTGATGGTTTCTTGTGTGTTAAACAACACAAATCTGATGCATATTTCTCTGTGATGGTTTCACAAGTCAATGAGTTTCAAAGCAGAAAGCTAAGCAGTAATACGGGTCAAGGACTTTATGTCCAGTTTATTGgagtttgatttattttttttatcttaaaatgGTTAATAGAAAATAGTTTCTGTTTCAGAATTGGGTTCTGCCAGTGACTGTCACTTAAGTTTTTTGCCTTATATATGAGGTGCTTTAACATTGTTTGACTGGAACTGGGCTATCAGAATTGATACCTGCATTGGTATTTGAAATTTGTACGTCACCTTTAAGAATAAGAAACCTGATTTTGTTTATTCAGTTTATCtctctggaaaagaaagagttGCCTAATATTGCTGGAATAGTGCTAGAAAGAGTACATTTATGCTGCTGAAGTCACATGTATTATTTGGATAAATAAAGGTTTTCAGTTCCCAGGTTTAATCTGTCTACTAATTATTGAAGTTTTGAGTGAAGATGCAGTGAGAGAAGTCTGGGCAGTAGCTGGGAGAGTGTAGTAAAACTTCCCATACACTTTCGTGGCCCTAAGTCTATCACAAGGGATCTCTGTCCCTCTCCAACCCACAACCTCTGTGTCAAAAATGCCTTTCTCTAATTAGGCAGTCTAGAAGTAATGACCTGACAAAATAATAGGTGTCAGGATGTGTGGTTGCTACTGAAGTAACACTTAAATTTGCTTGGTGTTGATAGTGTTCCctagagcttttttttttttttttttaaccattgcAAATACAGCATTTGTTTGACAGGCTGGTTTAGTTTAGGGTAGCTCACAGTCGTTTTAAGATGGTTTTAAAGAAAAGACTTAATGCATGTTTCTGCagcttaaatttttaaattgccattttaaagtttttattgcCATTTAAAAGTTTAGATAAAATTGCTTTAAACTATCTTCATAGATTGTACCCTTAAATTATGTGAGAAAAGGAGTTCAGTGTCTTTAAAACTTTGTGGCTGAACTTTTCCTGGCCATGATAGATGGGCATAGCTGACTTCAGGACAGCTTGAAATTGTAAGTTTTTCTCGTGTACTCCCTGTGGGGTTCCACAGGGTAAAACCTGAAGGGTTTTACTTGAACACTTCATTCCTTCAGCAGATAATTAGCAATTCAGTATTTAATGCAGCATGTATCTTGGAGAGGTGTTCCCTTGTGTTGGAGAGGGTCTTGACAAAGTGAGGCAGCCTGGGTTCCTCTGTCCAGTGTTCATGGTGTAGCGGGGTGtgattggtttgggttttgaattctgtgcccctgtgctctgctgccagggctggaggggagAGCTGTGGGTGTTTAAGGAGAGCACTGGGAAAGTGATAACAGATCTACTCTTGCACAGATAACTCCCTGGCCTGAGCAAGATCCCAGTGGTGGCACTAACACCCAAATGCCTGTGCTTTGTAGGATCTCAGAGGGCTGATGTTTGACTATTGAGCTGATCTCATTTTGGGTTGATTTAATAAACACAACTAATTCCCACTATCTGCTCAAAAATATTCTTACCTAGGTCACTGCTTCATTTATAACAGGATCAGTGTTTcaaaattatgcattttctttcctcatttaaAACAGAGGCTCTGGCTTGTATTacacatttataaaataaatgatGAAGTctaatttaatatttcttagATTCCTCTGAATAGCTTAGAAAATGGGACACCAAAGTACAGTGGGGAAGGTAATAGTGCTAGAGAGCTAAAGCAGAGCAGcaatgaaggaatgaaaaataacatgCTGCTTGTCATGTTGACTCCATAAAGCTTATCTGCAAAGTCACTATTTTTCACCTTCGctgacaaaataaattttaaagtcTGGCTGACTACTGGAAGAGTTTGTTTCTTTACAGGATGTACACACAGCTAAAGTTCTTTTTGTTCAAAAGTTTGTGTTGTTGAAGTTCCAGCCTTCCAGTTAACAAAGTTTATCTTCCTATGACAGTAATTTTTGAAGAATCTTATTGCCAGTTAAAGTATCTTATAACTACTTGGCATTTTCAGATAGTTGTCTGTATATGTGCCATCTTAATTACTTTTCAGTTTGCCAGGTTTGATTCACTATACTCTTGTTTAGCTGTTAAGTCATTGACATGTTGTGCTTCCATTTCACTGCTGTTGTAATTACAAAGGGACACAGCTCTTAAAAATCTATACACGGAGAGTTTAAATGATACAATTTCATTTATACACAAATATTTAgtagataataataataataatgtaatcTGTGCAGGGCAGGCCACTGGCATTTCAGCTCTTTAGATGGTTCCAGTTTGTTGCTAACCAGCATTTCCATGGCTGCTGTGTGCAGAGCCAGCTCCAGCTTGTGCTGCTGAGTTTAACTGATGTAGGAGCCTCAGTGTCAGTGCCAAATCATCCAGCAAGGCTTTGGTAGGTATAATGCTGGACAAAATTCTTTCAAGTGCCCAAGATTCATCACTTTGCAGCATTGCTGAAAGAAGATACCCCTCCAGAATTGAGAGAGGAATTGGTCGTGCTGGGATTTAAGTCCAGCTTTTGATTTGCCACACCGAAATACTTAAACCCACTCTGGTGACCCAGAACCTGGGAGTAATAGAAGGGTATTGGGGTCTAGAATGAAATAGCAGAACAGTGAGTGGCATGAATTCTCACCTGACCCTCACAGCCTTTTTCAGTCAGTTCCAGAGCTGCTACAAGTGCCCATAAAGAGCTACTTCTGTCATCAAAGCTCATGCTCTGAAAACTGTAAAAAAGTTTTGATGTGAGagatctgcttttaaaaatgaaaatagagtATAATGTGGCATTAGTTATTAATATTCACTGAAAGCATGCCATCAGGCCCTTAACAAAGTTGTCTTCCAAAGCTTAAAAGCTTTAAAGACAGACTTGTTGCAGATCTTGGTACGTTACAGGTGACAGATGAGCTGTCAGCAGCTTGTGCTCCCAGATCTGCACCAGAGCAGATGGTCCCAACTCCTGTACTGGGCTGCTGTGCTGTCACCTCTGATCCAGGCAAGGCACTCAGCTCTAAACCTTGGTGTTATGTTGGCACAGCTGCACAGTCTTAGAAAGCTCCTGAATCACCAACATTACCAGTTCTGCTTTAGGTGATTAAATACTGAAAGGTGTTGGCTGGTGCATGTTGGCACCTGGAAATACTCATTTTCTCCTAGCACTGTGTGATTCCTTTCAGTGATGAGCTTTCTGTGAACACAGTCACAGAACTTAAAAGGATGGAATATTGTCCTTCCTCCAAAGCTCTagttaaaaaacatattttaaggTTAATAGTGTGTTCCTGAGATAAAGAAGacatttgtatttttgtgtCTGAAGATGAATGCTTTGATCCCACTGACTTTAACCAAGTATATTAGGAAAGTTGAAACTACTTTAGCCTGaggtgaagaaaaaagaagtttaacAGGGATGAGTGTCTCCAAGATGTAAACCTCTGCAAGTTTTGTGGAAACCTATTTTCCCTCTGTCTGAAGACCATACAGATTAGTGTCCTGAAGGAGAAgtgtgcagctggagctgtcctGTGAGATACCAAGAGTACTccactggagaagagaagctgaAGGCTCTGGATCTTCAGAACCAAAATGAGCACAGCTTTTTGGTAGCTGCTCACAAAACTGTTTGTTCTTGCTTGCAGTAGTGCTAAGTAGCAGTCAGGAAGAGAATTTGAGAGTTAGAGCTTCTAAAAAGCAGCCATGCTCCAGAGCACGAAGAATTGTTGCATCAGTTTATGTGGTTTCAGACATTTGTAAAGAGGAAGACTCAGATTAGCCCCCAAGggagaaagcaaaaagcaaGGTAGGAGGAACTGCTTGGGAACTTGCCCAGTAAAGAGCACATTTTACTGAATTAGAGTCTGAGCTGAGTTTCTGAGTGCCATGAGGTCTCAGGTGTTAGCCTGCCTCTTTTTATGTGAGGCTAGTCCATGAGAATGGAAAGCTTCCATTTCTAAAGAAAGTGGAATTAAGGAGGTCAGTGGATGACTACACAGAAAACTAAAAGTAAGTTACATGAGGTGGCGTGGGAAAGAGTGGGCTCATTAATGTGGTAGGGCTGTAAATTCTACCACTTTACACAGCCTGTTTTGTTGATTTGGTAAAACAACTTTGCTATCTCTTACTTCAGTCTTAAATTATAGATTAATAATTCATTCTGGATTTTGTTGATTTAATTTTACTATGAAAATTGAAATATGAATATTCTGCCTGGAGGCAGAAATCAATagattcagtttttaaaaatctcttcagaCTTTTATGCTGTGGCCTGCTGAAGCAGCAAACGCAGTCTTACATTTACAGTGGTTGGTATATTTGCAAGTAAGCTTTACATCACAACAGAAACAATTGTGAGATGAACTTTACACAGCATGAGtccacaaaataaaatctgaaggTGTTAGTTCAGGAGTTGGCTTTTGGTGGTGCCTGGGCTAGCTCGCAATTTCCTTTGGAATAGGATTTGGTGTCATATTCATGTGTTTAAGTACAGAGTCGAGTCTTTCCATGCCACTTGTGCAGTGTAAGCAGCAAAAATGGGGAGGCTGAGCCCTTTGTGTTCAGTGTGTAGGGATGCCTGAGCTGGGGGATGCACAGGGCTAAGGCACAGCAGCCTGGTTGTGCCCTGCACTTGTGGGGCTCCTGAAGGCCTCAGTGAAGAAGTGCCCTGTtctgctgggcactgctcagctgtgctgctgggagagcaCAGGCTCACTGACCTGGAGCTCACCTGCAGGCAGCCCCCAGCTGTATCCCTTAGTGATTTTTATCTGGCTTCAGTATTTGTGATTAGCAGAAACTTTGGAAAAAGCCTCAGAGACCTTCCCAGCTTCTGTGCTGGAGCACTTTGGGACACCCTTGGGTTTTTTagtccagctgtgctgggtttTATCAGACTAGGTGGAAGCACAAAACTTTTCTTCTACCTaatactgtttttatttcttaccCCCAAGTATTTCCCAGTGCTTCCCAGAATAGTTGAACTGATAGGAAGAATTAGGGACAGAATTTCTCTGCAGCTCAAATCCCTGCTTTTACTGAATGTGACTAAACTCCAGAGTCATTTGAGTGCTTCAAAATTAGACCAGTTCTGTGGAGTTCACTAATCTGCCATCTGCTTTCTGCTCATGTATTGGTTGTGCTACTACTGCAGTAGCTAAAATAATCCAGAAAGTAGAATATTGCAGATCCTGTTTCTCCTTAGGAATGTTGGTATTTCATACCTTTCTCTGTGACCTTGGTTTGAAGTGACTGCAGGTATTCATCCAGATGTTCCACTTGAGCCTGCACTTGAAAACCTTAAGTTATCAAGTCCTTGGCTTTGTGGGTATGAACAATGTATTTATACAATGTAGcagcattatttaaaatatataattatctGGGATCACATTAATGCTGTTAAACTACTAAAAACTGTGCTTGTTCCTTTCACTAAAAtcttaactttttttctctttgcaggaaCGTCAGAATCGAAACAAACAATAAGAATAACCATATACAGTTTGATATATATACTAGAACTGATATTAAATTCGACTATGAGAAGCAAAATTTTGCTGTATCCTGGTGCTGTATCCTGGCATCAGGACAAACTAAAGCTTTCAGCTCCAATATATCTTCTCGTGCAGGGGAAATTAAGTTGTTGCATCTTTAAGTACATTGTAGTTTATTTTTGCCCAAGTGGATCTGCATTAATTTGTATGTTTTTTCTATGTAAAATTCTGTAGAAATCATTAATAAAGGTgtgtctgtttttatttttttaagttggtAAACAGTTATATTAACCTAATGTGGACCTATACATGAGCATACTAAAGTGTCAGTGCTTCCCAAAGACTTTATTTTGGCACGAATTATGTTCCTAGCCAGATATAGAGATTATGGAGAATACATGACAAATCTTCCTTTATCTTCCTCCCAATCCCTTTTTCTTCATGGCACAAGTAAGAAACcatgcattgatttttttttttttttttgtcattaaagtaaaaaaaatccctcctaAGATAACTGcacttcagaattttaaaattaaaaaatccctaaatttCTGATCACTttgtgcagctgctctgcctcttTATTTATCTGTACAATTACTCTTTTAAAACTGCTGATGCGCCATGTTGGTTTTTTCTGTCCAGTAGAAAATCAAATTGTCAGTGGAATTGtttctctggaaaatatttccctttcacATTCT
This genomic stretch from Cinclus cinclus chromosome 18, bCinCin1.1, whole genome shotgun sequence harbors:
- the YTHDF1 gene encoding YTH domain-containing family protein 1 isoform X1, with protein sequence MSATSVDPQRPKGQDNKVQNGSLHQKDTVHDNDFEPYLSGQSNQNSSYPSMTDPYLSSYYPPSIGFPYSLSEAPWSTGGDPPIPYLTTYGQLSNGDHHFMHDAVFGQPGGLGNNIYQHRFNFFPENPAFSAWGTSGSQGQQTQSSAYGSSYSYPPSSLGGTIVDGQTGFHNDTLNKAPGMNSIEQGMVGLKIGGDVTTSAVKTVGSVVNSAGMTGALSGNGGSNVNLPVSKPTSWAAIASKPAKPQPKMKTKSGPVIGGALPPPPIKHNMDIGTWDNKGPVAKVPAPQQIPSPQSVPQPQQPIVQPVPAQPPPLTQPQYQSPQQPPQNRWVAPRNRNAAFGQSGGTGNDTNSAGSTQPNPVLSGESHPVLEKLKAAHSYNPKDFEWNLKNGRVFIIKSYSEDDIHRSIKYSIWCSTEHGNKRLDSAFRSMNSKGPVYLLFSVNGSGHFCGVAEMKSPVDYGTSAGVWSQDKWKGKFDVKWIFVKDVPNNQLRHIRLENNDNKPVTNSRDTQEVPLEKAKQVLKIIATYKHTTSIFDDFSHYEKRQEEEEVVRKVNLLKNLFYTQIMGKMKCEGCYGGKMNVRIETNNKNNHIQFDIYTRTDIKFDYEKQNFAVSWCCILASGQTKAFSSNISSRAGEIKLLHL
- the YTHDF1 gene encoding YTH domain-containing family protein 1 isoform X3 — protein: MSATSVDPQRPKGQDNKVMVQNGSLHQKDTVHDNDFEPYLSGQSNQNSSYPSMTDPYLSSYYPPSIGFPYSLSEAPWSTGGDPPIPYLTTYGQLSNGDHHFMHDAVFGQPGGLGNNIYQHRFNFFPENPAFSAWGTSGSQGQQTQSSAYGSSYSYPPSSLGGTIVDGQTGFHNDTLNKAPGMNSIEQGMVGLKIGGDVTTSAVKTVGSVVNSAGMTGALSGNGGSNVNLPVSKPTSWAAIASKPAKPQPKMKTKSGPVIGGALPPPPIKHNMDIGTWDNKGPVAKVPAPQQIPSPQSVPQPQQPIVQPVPAQPPPLTQPQYQSPQQPPQNRWVAPRNRNAAFGQSGGTGNDTNSAGSTQPNPVLSGESHPVLEKLKAAHSYNPKDFEWNLKNGRVFIIKSYSEDDIHRSIKYSIWCSTEHGNKRLDSAFRSMNSKGPVYLLFSVNGSGHFCGVAEMKSPVDYGTSAGVWSQDKWKGKFDVKWIFVKDVPNNQLRHIRLENNDNKPVTNSRDTQEVPLEKAKQVLKIIATYKHTTSIFDDFSHYEKRQEEEEVVRKERQNRNKQ
- the YTHDF1 gene encoding YTH domain-containing family protein 1 isoform X2, yielding MSATSVDPQRPKGQDNKVQNGSLHQKDTVHDNDFEPYLSGQSNQNSSYPSMTDPYLSSYYPPSIGFPYSLSEAPWSTGGDPPIPYLTTYGQLSNGDHHFMHDAVFGQPGGLGNNIYQHRFNFFPENPAFSAWGTSGSQGQQTQSSAYGSSYSYPPSSLGGTIVDGQTGFHNDTLNKAPGMNSIEQGMVGLKIGGDVTTSAVKTVGSVVNSAGMTGALSGNGGSNVNLPVSKPTSWAAIASKPAKPQPKMKTKSGPVIGGALPPPPIKHNMDIGTWDNKGPVAKVPAPQQIPSPQSVPQPQQPIVQPVPAQPPPLTQPQYQSPQQPPQNRWVAPRNRNAAFGQSGGTGNDTNSAGSTQPNPVLSGESHPVLEKLKAAHSYNPKDFEWNLKNGRVFIIKSYSEDDIHRSIKYSIWCSTEHGNKRLDSAFRSMNSKGPVYLLFSVNGSGHFCGVAEMKSPVDYGTSAGVWSQDKWKGKFDVKWIFVKDVPNNQLRHIRLENNDNKPVTNSRDTQEVPLEKAKQVLKIIATYKHTTSIFDDFSHYEKRQEEEEVVRKERQNRNKQ